In Synergistaceae bacterium, a single window of DNA contains:
- a CDS encoding lipid-A-disaccharide synthase — MSIFISAGEASGDHYIALLAKTLREVGCSADIWGMGGAEAQEQGVRTEWNGEELQLMGFTEILHAIPKIFKLKEEIIARIMDLNPKAVIVADSPDFHMRLISNLRKKGYKGKIFYISPPTVWAWRSGRIKALRRDVDLCLPLYEFEHDYLVSNNCASYWSGAPLLEEFDEKNFNREDIPRKLADNTKLVAILPGSRMGEIKKHMPLLEQVADELTKRGWTPVFSVAPGLNKHSKEELLHRLKLNNRDYYEGPGRHLMSVAKCIIGASGTTTVESLILNCYMIVTYKVNSFSAFVVRAMVRTKFFAMANLLAGYELFPELLQEKATVENILKYTLDWLDGEEKVKKTTYKKMAETRLKLGKSAVYESWAHKILENI, encoded by the coding sequence TTGTCAATTTTCATAAGTGCCGGAGAGGCATCAGGAGATCACTACATCGCACTTCTGGCAAAAACTTTAAGAGAAGTTGGTTGTTCTGCGGACATTTGGGGAATGGGCGGAGCTGAAGCACAAGAACAAGGTGTAAGAACAGAATGGAATGGTGAGGAATTGCAACTCATGGGCTTCACAGAAATACTCCATGCAATCCCCAAAATTTTTAAATTAAAAGAAGAAATAATAGCTAGAATTATGGATCTCAATCCTAAAGCTGTAATAGTTGCGGATAGCCCAGATTTTCACATGAGACTTATTTCTAATTTACGTAAAAAAGGATATAAAGGAAAGATATTCTATATATCACCTCCAACTGTTTGGGCCTGGCGAAGCGGGAGAATAAAGGCTTTGCGTAGAGATGTAGACCTCTGTTTGCCGCTTTATGAATTTGAACATGATTATTTGGTTTCCAATAACTGTGCCAGCTATTGGAGTGGTGCGCCCCTATTGGAAGAATTTGATGAAAAAAACTTTAACAGAGAAGATATCCCGAGAAAGCTGGCTGATAATACTAAATTGGTAGCCATTCTACCGGGCAGCAGAATGGGAGAAATAAAAAAACACATGCCTCTGTTAGAGCAGGTGGCTGATGAGCTAACTAAGAGAGGCTGGACTCCTGTTTTTTCCGTTGCTCCCGGATTGAATAAACACAGTAAAGAGGAATTGCTTCACCGCTTAAAACTAAACAATAGAGACTATTATGAAGGGCCGGGGAGGCACCTAATGTCTGTTGCAAAATGCATTATAGGTGCAAGTGGAACCACGACGGTGGAATCTCTTATTCTTAATTGTTACATGATTGTCACCTATAAGGTTAATTCTTTTTCTGCTTTTGTGGTGAGAGCAATGGTAAGAACAAAGTTTTTTGCTATGGCGAATCTACTTGCCGGCTATGAATTATTTCCTGAACTATTGCAAGAAAAAGCTACGGTAGAAAACATACTAAAATATACTTTAGATTGGTTAGACGGGGAAGAAAAAGTGAAAAAAACAACATATAAAAAAATGGCCGAAACAAGATTAAAGTTAGGTAAGTCTGCTGTTTATGAATCTTGGGCGCATAAAATTTTGGAGAACATATAA
- a CDS encoding ABC transporter ATP-binding protein: protein MLKLFDKHAWGSYIRLLEYCIPYKKRLILALLCMVMSAIFAIAPPWLIKNVVDDVLIQKQMGVLNLIALGIVLLYLLKVLFGYGHVYLMTWVGQKVIIDIRLELYDHTQRLSLATLYSRRSGEFLSRITNDVSTLQNILASVIVDFVVQGITFIGIICLLVFINWKLTIVAFTIIPLAVFVIDNASTRLRKVGTVIQERLAMVAAIAQEAVSSIRIVRSFATEEDEFDRFEEESKKHFRALMKGTQVRGVLEGVVELILILALSIILWMGGRDVIKGQLTAGELLAFLTYLGLLVQPIRILSRVVSNIQQGVASADRIFEILDEDSEVKMIENPVVLSTMEGSVAFKDVWFKYEEDWVLKGLNFTICPGEKVAIVGATGAGKSTLADLIMRFYDSQKGHIYIDKIDIKDLDLKTYRRKIGVVPQDPVLMKGTLAYNIGYGYPGVKDSDLVRATKIAGIYDFVETLHNKFDTEVGERGITLSGGQRQRVAIARAIVRDPRILIMDEATSSLDAIVEQQVQDAMENAMAGRTSIIIAHRLSTIRNADRIIVLSGGKVVEEGSHEELMSLENHYFKLFNACSPENQEENDV, encoded by the coding sequence ATGCTAAAACTATTTGATAAACATGCATGGGGTTCATATATTAGGCTTCTGGAATATTGCATTCCGTATAAAAAGCGCTTAATATTGGCGCTTTTATGCATGGTCATGTCTGCTATTTTTGCCATTGCACCTCCCTGGCTAATTAAAAATGTTGTGGATGACGTGTTGATACAAAAGCAAATGGGAGTACTAAATCTTATCGCGCTAGGTATAGTTTTACTTTACCTGCTTAAAGTTCTTTTTGGTTACGGACACGTGTACCTAATGACCTGGGTTGGGCAGAAAGTTATTATAGATATAAGACTTGAGCTGTACGACCACACACAAAGACTATCTCTTGCCACTTTATATAGCCGGCGTTCAGGCGAGTTTTTATCGCGAATTACCAACGATGTGTCCACCCTACAAAATATATTGGCTTCTGTCATCGTCGACTTTGTAGTCCAAGGTATAACCTTCATAGGCATTATTTGCTTGCTTGTTTTTATAAATTGGAAATTAACTATTGTCGCATTTACGATAATACCTTTGGCTGTATTTGTAATAGACAATGCATCAACAAGGTTGCGTAAGGTTGGTACGGTAATTCAAGAGCGTCTTGCTATGGTAGCAGCAATAGCCCAAGAGGCTGTTTCTTCAATCCGCATAGTTAGATCTTTTGCCACTGAAGAAGATGAATTCGATCGTTTTGAAGAGGAAAGTAAAAAACACTTTAGAGCTCTTATGAAAGGGACTCAGGTTAGGGGAGTACTTGAAGGAGTTGTAGAGTTAATATTAATCCTCGCTCTTTCCATAATACTGTGGATGGGCGGAAGGGATGTCATCAAAGGACAGCTTACAGCGGGAGAACTGCTCGCATTTCTTACCTATCTTGGGTTACTCGTCCAACCTATAAGAATACTTAGCAGAGTAGTAAGCAATATTCAACAGGGTGTTGCTTCTGCAGACAGAATTTTTGAGATATTGGACGAAGACAGTGAAGTGAAGATGATAGAAAACCCTGTAGTGCTCTCTACAATGGAAGGTAGTGTCGCATTCAAAGACGTATGGTTTAAGTATGAAGAAGACTGGGTTTTAAAGGGATTAAACTTCACAATTTGCCCCGGAGAAAAGGTCGCGATTGTTGGCGCGACGGGAGCGGGCAAGTCAACTTTGGCTGACCTGATAATGCGTTTTTATGACTCACAAAAAGGGCACATCTATATTGATAAAATTGATATAAAAGATTTAGATCTTAAAACATATAGAAGGAAAATAGGAGTGGTTCCACAAGACCCTGTCTTAATGAAGGGAACCTTGGCTTACAACATAGGATATGGTTATCCAGGAGTTAAAGACTCCGATCTTGTAAGAGCAACTAAGATTGCTGGAATATATGACTTTGTTGAGACATTGCATAATAAGTTTGACACAGAAGTGGGAGAACGAGGAATAACATTAAGCGGCGGGCAACGTCAAAGAGTAGCAATCGCACGTGCAATAGTACGCGATCCAAGAATTCTAATAATGGACGAAGCTACATCTTCATTGGATGCAATTGTAGAGCAGCAAGTTCAAGATGCTATGGAGAATGCAATGGCAGGAAGAACTTCGATTATAATTGCACACCGCCTTTCGACAATAAGAAATGCTGACAGAATAATAGTTTTGAGCGGTGGCAAGGTTGTGGAAGAAGGAAGCCACGAAGAATTAATGTCCTTAGAAAACCATTACTTTAAACTATTTAATGCTTGCAGTCCGGAGAATCAAGAAGAAAATGATGTCTAA
- the lpxK gene encoding tetraacyldisaccharide 4'-kinase, translated as MMSNIVRSYLKYARGESKFSPWGLLYPLQYLTMAWMSLRIGLYKRGLFSVTDPVLPVISIGNISLGGTNKTPMTELVVRLFMKAGINAGLVSRGYKTKSIDPLWVGQDEKSLKREIAGDEPLMLAKRLPNVRIVVSKNRIKGVELLASLGVEVAVTDDTFQHKKMARDVDIVLVDSTCPFGNGNVLPAGMMREPMSSLKRADMVVLTKANQSTKEELDKIKQQLEPLVEKEKIYIAKIKLESWMLFCPGEDVEILSCDEVPKGKYIAFSAIGNAPGFYSFLIDKGVNVVARRSFRDHHIFTNENMIDLERDAKELGVDGFVCTEKDVVNLPEKITMSLPLYIPRIEVVLDNEASFCKRLHEKLKPQLIVASNGYGEDAIGVELAKKIRNRFSSANVRAFSFVGTGKQYEEAGIPVVSPSIDMPSG; from the coding sequence ATGATGTCTAATATTGTAAGAAGCTATCTAAAATATGCCAGAGGAGAAAGTAAGTTCTCTCCATGGGGGCTTCTTTACCCGTTACAGTATCTGACTATGGCATGGATGAGTCTGAGGATAGGACTGTATAAAAGAGGATTATTTTCTGTAACAGACCCAGTTCTCCCAGTAATAAGCATAGGCAACATAAGCCTAGGTGGAACGAATAAAACACCCATGACCGAGCTTGTAGTTCGTCTTTTCATGAAAGCCGGCATCAATGCCGGTCTTGTAAGTAGAGGTTACAAGACGAAGAGCATAGATCCGCTTTGGGTGGGGCAGGATGAAAAAAGCCTCAAAAGAGAAATAGCGGGAGACGAGCCGCTTATGTTGGCCAAGAGGCTGCCAAATGTGAGAATAGTTGTATCAAAAAATAGGATTAAGGGTGTTGAATTATTGGCTTCTCTTGGAGTTGAAGTTGCTGTTACGGACGACACCTTTCAGCACAAAAAAATGGCCAGAGATGTTGATATCGTCCTGGTAGACTCAACGTGTCCTTTCGGTAATGGCAATGTGTTGCCCGCAGGAATGATGAGAGAGCCTATGTCTTCCTTAAAGCGGGCGGACATGGTTGTGTTAACTAAAGCTAATCAGTCAACGAAAGAAGAACTGGATAAAATTAAGCAACAGCTTGAACCTTTAGTTGAAAAAGAAAAGATATACATAGCCAAGATAAAGCTAGAATCTTGGATGTTATTTTGTCCAGGCGAAGATGTTGAAATACTATCTTGTGACGAGGTTCCAAAAGGGAAATATATAGCTTTTTCCGCGATAGGAAATGCTCCTGGATTTTATAGCTTTTTAATAGATAAGGGAGTAAACGTTGTGGCACGTAGATCTTTCAGGGATCACCATATTTTTACAAATGAAAATATGATTGATTTAGAAAGAGACGCAAAGGAACTTGGGGTTGACGGTTTTGTTTGTACTGAAAAAGATGTGGTTAATTTGCCTGAAAAAATAACTATGTCTTTGCCGCTTTACATCCCAAGAATAGAAGTTGTTTTAGATAACGAAGCAAGTTTTTGTAAAAGACTGCATGAAAAGCTAAAGCCGCAACTTATTGTTGCTTCAAATGGCTATGGAGAAGATGCAATAGGAGTGGAGCTCGCTAAAAAAATAAGAAACCGGTTTTCATCAGCCAATGTGAGGGCTTTCTCTTTTGTAGGAACAGGCAAACAGTATGAAGAGGCTGGCATTCCGGTCGTATCTCCCTCTATAGATATGCCAAGTGGATGA
- the kdsA gene encoding 3-deoxy-8-phosphooctulonate synthase: protein MKKQTINSVKVRDIEIGGEKLVVVAGPCALESFDGALKIGREMKKLCSEFNFDYIFKASYDKANRTSIKSYRGPGIEEGIAWLSEIGKLLDVPVLTDIHEPWQAEKLAECVDVLQIPAFLSRQTDLLVAASRTGRALNIKKAQFMAPGDMTSVVTKCHEAGNKNINLCERGTMFGYHNLSVDFRSLPVMRSIGCPIMFDATHSVQMPGGKGDKSDGDRSFILPLIRAAIAIGVDSLFMEVHDDPDNAKCDGPNMIPLFKMREVLRQVAEIDRIVKEKIGFSSLSWVEE, encoded by the coding sequence ATGAAAAAGCAGACGATAAATAGCGTTAAGGTAAGAGATATCGAAATAGGCGGAGAAAAACTTGTTGTAGTAGCAGGACCATGTGCTCTTGAAAGCTTTGACGGAGCTTTAAAAATCGGCAGAGAGATGAAAAAGCTTTGTTCGGAATTTAATTTTGATTATATTTTTAAAGCTTCATATGACAAGGCAAACAGAACTTCAATAAAAAGTTATAGAGGACCTGGGATAGAAGAAGGAATCGCATGGCTTTCTGAAATAGGAAAGCTTTTAGATGTCCCCGTCTTAACGGACATACATGAGCCATGGCAAGCAGAAAAATTAGCAGAATGTGTTGATGTACTTCAAATTCCCGCTTTTTTATCCCGTCAAACAGACCTGCTTGTCGCCGCAAGTAGGACGGGCAGAGCGTTAAATATAAAAAAAGCTCAATTTATGGCTCCGGGTGACATGACTTCTGTTGTTACAAAATGTCACGAAGCCGGCAATAAAAATATAAATCTCTGTGAAAGAGGAACTATGTTTGGCTACCACAATTTATCTGTGGATTTTCGTTCTCTGCCCGTAATGAGATCTATCGGCTGTCCCATTATGTTTGATGCTACACACAGTGTTCAGATGCCAGGAGGCAAAGGGGACAAGAGCGATGGGGATAGATCCTTTATACTTCCTCTCATTAGAGCAGCTATTGCTATAGGCGTAGATTCCCTTTTTATGGAAGTGCACGATGATCCAGATAATGCGAAGTGCGACGGTCCAAATATGATTCCCCTCTTCAAGATGAGAGAGGTGCTTCGTCAAGTAGCAGAAATAGATAGAATCGTGAAGGAGAAAATAGGGTTTAGCTCTCTTTCCTGGGTAGAGGAGTAG
- a CDS encoding KpsF/GutQ family sugar-phosphate isomerase, with translation MGEKIKLPHERDLRDYSSEELLKIGKTVLIDEAKALMSCADTLGDEIVDIARIVASCKGRVVVSGVGKSGLVGRKISATLASLGVPSIFLHAAEAAHGDLGVVCRDDVVLFISKSGETAELINILPTFKHMGVPIIAVAENKNSTLAKNSDIFLNCYVEKEAEPLGLAPTSSTTVQMSLGDAIATISTFLLDVKKEDFALFHPGGLLGKRLLLKVSDLMGSGDKLPITNHRVLVRDALFDITSKGYGATAIVDDDGYLVGVFTDGDLRRLIEKNGIASLDSPVINAMTKNPRVISPDKLAVEAVRIVEEWEVSAIIIVENGKPVGMVHIHEILKAGVA, from the coding sequence ATGGGTGAAAAAATCAAATTGCCACATGAACGAGACCTTAGAGATTATTCTTCTGAAGAGCTTCTAAAGATAGGTAAAACCGTACTTATAGATGAAGCCAAAGCTTTAATGTCGTGTGCAGATACATTAGGAGACGAAATAGTAGATATTGCTCGTATTGTGGCTTCTTGTAAGGGTAGGGTTGTTGTTTCAGGTGTCGGTAAATCTGGACTTGTAGGTAGAAAAATCTCTGCTACGCTTGCTTCTCTAGGAGTACCGTCAATTTTTCTGCATGCTGCAGAAGCGGCTCACGGGGATTTAGGTGTGGTTTGTCGTGATGATGTTGTTCTTTTTATTAGCAAAAGCGGTGAAACGGCTGAATTAATAAATATATTGCCCACTTTTAAACATATGGGTGTGCCTATCATTGCTGTAGCAGAGAATAAGAATTCTACTTTGGCTAAAAATTCAGATATATTTTTAAATTGTTACGTAGAGAAAGAAGCAGAACCGTTGGGGCTGGCACCTACAAGCAGCACTACGGTTCAAATGTCTCTTGGAGACGCGATAGCAACCATATCGACATTTCTTCTTGATGTAAAAAAAGAGGATTTTGCACTTTTCCATCCCGGAGGATTATTGGGTAAGCGACTATTATTAAAAGTTAGTGATTTAATGGGATCGGGTGATAAGCTGCCTATTACAAATCATCGCGTTCTTGTTCGCGACGCCCTTTTTGACATAACCAGCAAGGGGTATGGAGCAACAGCTATAGTTGATGACGATGGATATCTTGTGGGAGTATTTACAGACGGAGATTTGCGAAGACTTATAGAAAAAAATGGCATAGCATCTCTTGATTCTCCTGTCATAAATGCCATGACGAAAAATCCAAGGGTTATATCTCCCGACAAGCTTGCAGTAGAAGCGGTAAGGATTGTGGAAGAATGGGAAGTCTCTGCAATTATCATTGTGGAAAATGGGAAACCTGTAGGCATGGTACACATACATGAGATATTAAAAGCCGGAGTTGCCTAA
- a CDS encoding 3-deoxy-D-manno-octulosonic acid transferase — MPSVEKLDKLKGKKPLWIHGVSVGEVQAAISIIKAARDGGYEGPILLSTTTETGKAMAYLIGNGLFDLHLYYPWDRSKFVSFALDSINPWAFVTMETEIWPNILWALKDRQIPAFLANGRISQRTWKRLSTFLGKKIGKEFYNLFTELCLREDMDKELLEELGLSSTKLHVLGDTKIDSLLSRKKAVECTDFKRITPVLNAPIFIAGSTHPGEYDYLLEAFAILKDKMSSAKLLIVPRHPDKAPLVFDIFSNHYKTTKYSSNNDDWDVMVVDEIGVLYHLYSLSISAFVGGSFIDKGGQNILEPVSWGVPVQYGPHMEDFAEASEELIEMGIATQVSSGKELGRIWKEIAANPQKEKYKNISEQYFEKKSAAARRTWEIISKYKD, encoded by the coding sequence TTGCCGTCAGTAGAAAAGCTAGACAAATTAAAGGGCAAAAAACCCCTATGGATACATGGAGTTTCCGTCGGAGAAGTTCAGGCCGCCATCTCCATCATAAAAGCTGCACGAGATGGCGGATACGAAGGCCCAATACTGCTTTCAACTACTACAGAGACAGGGAAAGCCATGGCTTATCTAATCGGAAATGGCCTTTTTGATTTACACCTTTACTACCCCTGGGACAGATCAAAATTTGTGTCTTTTGCCTTGGATAGCATAAACCCTTGGGCTTTTGTCACGATGGAAACAGAGATTTGGCCCAACATTCTTTGGGCATTAAAGGATAGACAAATACCCGCATTTTTGGCAAATGGCCGCATTTCACAAAGAACTTGGAAACGTCTTTCAACCTTTTTAGGCAAAAAGATAGGCAAAGAATTTTACAATTTATTTACAGAGTTATGTTTGAGAGAAGATATGGACAAAGAGCTTTTGGAGGAATTAGGGCTGTCTTCCACAAAACTTCACGTCCTGGGGGACACAAAAATTGATTCCTTGCTGTCCCGTAAAAAAGCTGTAGAATGCACCGATTTTAAAAGGATTACTCCCGTTTTAAACGCTCCTATTTTTATAGCGGGCAGTACACACCCAGGTGAATATGATTATCTGTTGGAAGCATTCGCAATCTTGAAAGATAAAATGTCCAGTGCCAAGCTTCTTATAGTTCCAAGACATCCTGATAAAGCCCCTTTGGTTTTTGATATCTTTAGCAATCATTATAAAACAACGAAATATTCAAGTAATAATGACGACTGGGATGTAATGGTGGTCGACGAGATAGGAGTACTCTATCATCTGTACAGTCTATCTATATCAGCTTTTGTCGGAGGTAGTTTTATAGACAAAGGTGGTCAAAATATATTAGAACCCGTTTCTTGGGGTGTGCCTGTTCAGTATGGTCCTCATATGGAAGATTTTGCAGAGGCATCGGAAGAGCTGATAGAGATGGGAATAGCAACACAAGTATCAAGTGGCAAGGAATTAGGCAGAATTTGGAAAGAAATAGCGGCCAACCCTCAAAAAGAGAAATATAAAAATATTAGCGAGCAGTATTTTGAAAAAAAATCTGCTGCAGCTAGAAGAACGTGGGAGATAATATCCAAATATAAAGACTAA
- the kdsB gene encoding 3-deoxy-manno-octulosonate cytidylyltransferase, whose amino-acid sequence MIAVIPSRFASSRLPGKPLIDICGRTMVEQVYRRSVESGVFQKVVVATDDERIYDTVKKFGGDVMLTRTDHPDGTSRVAEVVANEDADYVVNIQGDEPMLDPRMLKELAEGIASYENIDSATVCVPIKNKEDYNNPNIVKVVRALDGKALYFSRSLIPYEINSNNCPVWEHLGIYAFKKDFLLKMVTLAPTPLMIAESLEQLRILEHGYSMAVIPTKYPPLGPNVNTIEDLEKVRKILEQDVDFLNK is encoded by the coding sequence ATAATAGCTGTCATTCCGTCGAGGTTTGCATCCTCACGGCTCCCAGGGAAGCCACTTATTGATATATGCGGGAGGACCATGGTGGAGCAAGTTTATAGGAGATCAGTGGAATCTGGAGTTTTTCAGAAAGTTGTCGTCGCCACTGATGATGAAAGAATATACGATACTGTGAAAAAATTTGGTGGAGATGTTATGTTAACTCGTACCGATCATCCGGATGGGACAAGCCGCGTTGCCGAAGTGGTCGCAAATGAGGATGCAGATTATGTAGTTAATATACAGGGTGATGAGCCTATGCTTGACCCTAGGATGTTAAAAGAGCTGGCAGAGGGGATAGCCTCTTATGAAAACATAGACTCTGCCACAGTTTGCGTGCCTATAAAAAATAAAGAAGACTATAATAACCCCAATATAGTAAAAGTAGTGAGAGCTTTGGATGGTAAGGCTTTATATTTTAGTCGTTCACTCATACCTTATGAAATAAACAGTAATAACTGCCCAGTATGGGAGCACCTGGGAATATATGCTTTTAAAAAAGATTTTTTATTAAAAATGGTTACTCTTGCACCAACTCCTCTAATGATAGCTGAGTCTTTAGAGCAACTTCGTATTCTTGAACATGGCTATTCAATGGCAGTAATTCCTACAAAATATCCCCCTCTAGGACCCAACGTGAATACTATCGAAGATCTAGAAAAAGTGAGGAAAATATTAGAACAGGACGTAGATTTTTTAAATAAATGA
- a CDS encoding sulfurtransferase: protein MRKKVGVALLLFVFVIFATVSFAAQETPVSTQTKDATDVAKPLENENTAAEPMNEVVQGTGGAIKPTPMAEGHPETAESLLVSSEWLAQNRTKVVIVDARPESLYAGGHIPGAVNATWTYFANVNVPTGTLKYGTIYAPATMAKRIGALGIDGKKPVVVYCDAGGWGQSGWALWIFRMAGIKNAKILDGGFTSWKQAGKEISRTKHANKPLPFTISAYEKNYLVDTEWIKNNIGKPGLAIVDVRTIGEYEGRIRPFGEKRAGRIPGAIHIEMSKFVNSDHTFKSPEEIAEIMSSAGITPDMEIVLYDTAGVRASFVNMVLRYVPGYTKSQTYDEGYQAWAGDDSLPIEKTE, encoded by the coding sequence ATGAGAAAAAAGGTAGGGGTCGCTCTTTTATTATTTGTGTTTGTTATCTTTGCGACAGTATCTTTCGCAGCACAAGAAACACCTGTATCTACGCAAACAAAAGATGCAACAGATGTGGCTAAACCACTTGAAAATGAAAACACGGCAGCTGAACCTATGAATGAAGTTGTTCAGGGAACAGGGGGAGCTATCAAGCCGACGCCGATGGCAGAGGGACACCCTGAAACGGCCGAATCGTTGCTTGTTTCATCAGAATGGTTGGCTCAAAACCGCACTAAGGTTGTAATCGTAGACGCAAGGCCGGAAAGCCTTTATGCAGGAGGACACATCCCTGGTGCAGTAAATGCAACGTGGACATATTTTGCAAATGTCAACGTGCCAACAGGAACTCTTAAATATGGAACTATTTATGCTCCTGCAACAATGGCAAAAAGAATAGGAGCTTTAGGAATAGATGGTAAAAAACCTGTAGTGGTTTATTGTGATGCCGGAGGCTGGGGGCAGAGCGGTTGGGCATTGTGGATTTTTAGAATGGCCGGTATCAAAAATGCAAAAATTTTGGATGGCGGTTTTACATCATGGAAACAGGCGGGCAAAGAAATATCCAGAACTAAACACGCAAATAAACCTCTTCCTTTTACTATTTCAGCTTATGAAAAGAACTATTTGGTCGACACAGAGTGGATAAAAAATAATATAGGGAAACCGGGACTTGCAATAGTAGACGTTCGCACGATTGGCGAATACGAGGGGAGGATTCGTCCCTTCGGAGAAAAAAGAGCGGGGCGTATACCGGGTGCCATCCACATAGAAATGTCTAAATTTGTAAATTCCGATCACACTTTTAAAAGCCCTGAAGAAATAGCAGAAATTATGAGCAGTGCTGGGATAACTCCTGATATGGAAATAGTTCTTTATGATACGGCCGGAGTTCGTGCTTCTTTCGTCAATATGGTTCTTCGATATGTTCCGGGATATACCAAGTCGCAGACATATGATGAAGGATATCAAGCTTGGGCCGGAGATGATTCCTTACCTATAGAAAAAACAGAATAA
- a CDS encoding ethanolamine ammonia-lyase subunit EutB, with the protein MKLKTTLNGRSFVFSDIKDVLAKANEPKAGDRLQGIAAETVTERVAAKIVLSEMTVQDLTENPTVPYETDEVTRLNIDSISTPTYESIKNWTIGELRDWILDHKTTTDMLRKHHRAFPGEVAAAVAKLMSAMDLVYAAKKVIVTTHCNTTIGIPGTLSYRLQTNSTTDDPKGIVLGLMEGVSYGSGDACFGINPVEDNIEGTRRIADAVYKFMTDFEIPTQITVLSHLTTQMAALEQGAPLSMLFQSIAGTEAATKNFGVSKSLVEDAYALARQKSIANGPNFLYFETGQGSEVSIDADCGVDEMTLEARTYGFARYFNPFMVNNVSGFIGPETIYDGQELLRANLEDHFMAKLMGLPMGMAPCFTNHTSITQDDQEMSTTLLAIAGANFYMGVPVGDDIMLAYKDTSFHDDATLRELTGKKPAPEFHKWLMKQGLMDEKGILTEKAGDGSIFLK; encoded by the coding sequence ATGAAACTAAAGACAACCTTAAATGGTCGAAGCTTTGTTTTTAGCGATATAAAGGATGTCCTTGCAAAAGCTAACGAACCTAAAGCAGGAGACCGGTTACAAGGAATAGCTGCAGAGACTGTAACAGAGAGAGTAGCAGCAAAGATTGTTCTCTCTGAGATGACGGTACAAGATCTTACCGAAAATCCCACCGTACCTTACGAAACAGATGAAGTAACCAGATTAAATATTGATTCGATTAGCACTCCTACTTACGAGTCAATAAAGAACTGGACAATAGGTGAGCTGAGAGATTGGATTCTTGATCATAAAACAACGACTGATATGTTACGAAAACATCATAGGGCATTTCCCGGAGAAGTGGCTGCGGCCGTTGCTAAATTAATGTCAGCTATGGACTTGGTTTACGCTGCAAAGAAAGTTATTGTTACTACCCATTGTAATACCACGATAGGAATCCCCGGAACTTTATCTTATAGACTTCAGACAAACAGCACAACAGACGATCCAAAAGGAATTGTATTGGGGCTCATGGAAGGAGTTTCTTACGGTTCAGGAGACGCATGTTTCGGCATAAATCCGGTGGAGGATAATATAGAAGGTACTCGGCGCATAGCCGATGCTGTTTATAAGTTTATGACGGATTTTGAAATCCCAACTCAAATAACTGTACTTTCGCATCTGACGACACAAATGGCCGCATTGGAGCAGGGGGCACCGCTCTCCATGCTTTTTCAATCTATAGCTGGTACAGAAGCTGCAACTAAAAACTTTGGAGTAAGCAAAAGTCTTGTGGAAGATGCATATGCTTTGGCACGTCAAAAATCGATTGCCAATGGCCCCAACTTCTTATACTTTGAAACAGGACAGGGATCAGAGGTTTCTATAGATGCAGACTGTGGTGTGGATGAGATGACATTGGAAGCACGTACATATGGTTTCGCAAGATATTTCAATCCATTTATGGTCAATAATGTTTCAGGATTTATTGGTCCTGAAACTATATATGATGGACAAGAACTACTTAGAGCAAACCTCGAAGATCATTTTATGGCAAAATTGATGGGCCTGCCTATGGGAATGGCACCATGTTTTACTAACCACACTTCCATCACTCAGGATGACCAGGAAATGAGCACAACCTTATTAGCCATAGCTGGAGCCAACTTTTATATGGGTGTGCCAGTTGGAGACGATATAATGTTGGCTTACAAGGATACCAGTTTCCATGACGACGCGACCTTAAGAGAGCTGACCGGTAAAAAGCCTGCTCCTGAATTTCATAAGTGGTTAATGAAACAGGGACTTATGGATGAAAAGGGAATTCTGACAGAAAAGGCCGGAGACGGCTCCATTTTCTTGAAATAA